The Sphingobacteriales bacterium nucleotide sequence AATCTATGAGTCACAACTTAGTGAAACATCAATAGCATATACACAGAAAACATTTGAGGAACAGAATATCGTATTAAGACAACTTGAAAAAAAACTAAACAATTTTTTCAACGAATATCAAAAAATAAAAAAGCAACCAGAAGGAGAAGAAATAGACTTAGAAGCAATAACTGAAAGATTTACAGATATTCAAGCAGGAATAACACCCAAAGACAATATTTTCTTGTCTAAAAGAAAAAATATCAAAGACATAGCAATATTAATTATTACAGATATCAGTTTATCTACAGATGGATATGTAAATGACCATAGAATTATTGACACAGAAAAACAATCATTATTACTTTTTGGCGAAATCTTACATAAATACAACACACAATTTCAAATTGATGTATTTTCTAGCAAAACAAGAAATCATTGCGACTATCATACAATAAAAAAATTTAATGATGATTGGGATAAACAAAAACACCATATTGGAGCAATTCAACCAAAAGGCTATACAAGAATTGGCGCAGCAATACGAAACGCACATGAACAGCTAAAAAATATTAATACAAAAAAGAAATGGCTTTTATTATTAACTGATGGAAAACCAAATGACTACGATAGATACGAAGGGAAATATGGTATAGAAGATATAAAACATGCCATAAAAGAAGTACGAAACAACGATATTCATGTATCAGCATTGGCAATTGACAGTAATGCTAAATTTTATTTACCACAAATGTTAGGCAAAGGCGCATTTCAGATTATACACAAACCAAGTTTTTTACCAGAAGCTTTAACAAATATGTATTTAAAACTCATTGAATAGTTATATTATTTTGATTAATTGAATTATTGTATCTTTAGTAATAATTTTAATCAAATAATACAATTATATGGATGAAATTAAAATTACTAAAGCAACAGTAAATGAATTAATGCTTTTACAAAGTATAGCGAAACAAACCTTCTACGAAACATTTGCATCATATAATTCAGAAGAAAATATGTCAAAATACTTAGCAGAGAATTTTGCAGAAGATAAAATATTATTAGAAATAAATAATACTAATAGTGAGTTCTATTTTGCAATATATCAACACAAAGAAATTGGATATTTAAAAATAAATTTTGGAATAGCACAGACAGAAAAAACAACAAACAATTCACTTGAAATAGAAAGAATATATGTATTGAAAGAATTCCATGGGAGAAATGTTGGTCAATTACTATATGAGAAAGCAATAAAAATTGCCAAAGCTAGAAAAGTAAATTATGTTTGGTTGGGTGTTTGGGAAAATAACAAAAGAGCGATTAATTTTTATAAGAAAAATAATTTTATTGAGTTTGATAAACACATTTTCAAACTAGGAGATGAGTTACAAACAGACATAATGATGAAACTTGAAATCTAAACATTACAAATAGTTTATCAATAGTACATTATCAAAAAAAACAATCATTTTTTTGGTCTTGAATATTTTGTATATTTGCTAAAATTTTTGAAAAGATAATTTATGTTTGAGAATTTACAAGACAAATTAGACGTAGCGTTTAAAAACCTAAAAGGACAAGGCAAAATCACTGACCTTAATATTGCCACAACTGTAAAAGAAATCAGAAGAGCATTGGTAGATGCTGACGTTAATTATAAAATTGCCAAAGATTTTACAGATGTCATCAAAGACAAAGCACTTGGACAAAATGTTTTAACTGCAGTTTCGCCAGGACAATTAATGGTAAAAATTGTAAATGACGAACTAACAACTTTAATGGGCGGTTCTGTTGTAGAATTGAATGTAAAAAACAATCCGACAGTAATTTTAATCGCTGGACTTCAAGGTTCTGGTAAAACAACATTTTCAGGAAAATTATCATATTATCTAAAAAACAAACTAAACAAATCTCCATTATTAGTTGCTTGTGACGTGTACAGACCAGCAGCTATTGAACAATTAAAAGTTTTAGGAGAACAAAATAAAGTAGAAGTTTACGCTGAAATAGAGAATAAAAATCCAGTTGAAATAGCACAAAATGCCATTCAATATGCTAAACAAAAAGGTTACAATGTAATAATAGTAGATACAGCAGGACGTTTAGCAGTTGATGAGCAAATGATGGATGAAATTGCAAATGTAAAACAAGCCATTCAACCACAAGAAACACTGTTTGTTGTAGATTCTATGACTGGACAAGATGCAGTAAATACAGCAAAAGCATTCAACGATAAAATTAATTTTGATGGTGTAGTTTTAACCAAATTAGATGGTGATACACGTGGTGGTGCTGCACTTTCTATTAAATATACAGTAAACAAACCTATAAAATTTGTGAGCCGTGGCGAGAAAATGGATACACTTGATGTATTCTATCCAGATAGAATGGCGAACAGAATCTTAGGTATGGGCGATATCGTATCGTTTGTAGAAAAAGCTCAAGAACAATTTGACGAAAAAGAAGCTCAACTTTTAAATAAAAAAATTGCCAAAAACCAATTTGATTTTAATGATTTCTTACAGCAAATCAATCAAATCAGAAAAATGGGTAACCTAAAAGATTTAATGGCAATGATTCCTGGTGTTGGAAAAGCAATAAAAGATATAGATATTGATGACAATGCTTTCAAAAAAATTGAAGCAATGATATTTTCTATGACACCAGAAGAAAGAACAAATCCAGATGTATTAAATGGTAAGAGGAGAGAACGAATAGCAAAAGGAAGTGGTAGTTCAATACAAGATGTAAATAATTTTGTAAAACAATTTGACCAAATGAAAACTATGATGAAGAAATTTCAAGGCATGGGCATGAAACGCTAATTTTTTCTTCTCAGAAAATAAATTCCTTCTTCAAACTTAAATTCATAGCAAATTAATTTGTAGTTGTTGCCATCAGTGCTTCTACCATTTTTAATTTGAAATTTATAACCATGCAATGGACAACTTATAACATCCAATTTATTACAATGTCCATGATGTAACTGCGCACCAGCGTGTGGGCAACTATTGTTCACACCAAAAATTCCTTCATCTGTTTTTACAACACAAATATCTTTGCCTTGTTCAAATATTTTAATAGGCTTGCGTAATATTGCCTCATTAATTTTCGCCTGATTCTCAATCGAAATTTCTATCCAATTCATACACTAAACAATTGCTGCTTCTATAGATTTTGTAATATTGTTTAGTCCTTGCAACAATTCATCTTGTGTTGGAAATCCAAAACCAATACGCATGTATGTATCATCTTGTTCAAACCAATGTCCTGCGCCAACAATAGTTTTATAATCATTAAATAAAACAGAATAAAATTGATTGGTATCTACTTTGTATTCGTCTTTTATTTTTGGAAAACAAACCACACCAGCATTTGGATCAGTCCAAATCATGTATTGTTGCTGTTCCATCCATGCTTTCATCAAAATAAAATTAGAATTAATGTGTTTATGTACATCATACAATATTTTTTCATGCTGGTAGAATACTTGTAAAGCAATTGCCTCATCAACTACTGAATTACAAATAATAATTTGTTCTTTAGCAGCTAAAAAATCATGCATCAGTTGCTTATTTTTATTAATCAACCAACCAATTCTAATGCCTGGCACACCAAATGCTTTTGATTGAGAACATACGGAAATTACGTTATTAGAAATAGAGGCAAAATAAGGTAATCTTTCAGTTTTAAAATTCAAATATCTATACGTTTCATCTACTAAAACATAGATATTCTTTTGTTTGGCATACAATATAACTTCTTCAATAATATCAGAATCAAACACAATTCCAGTTGGATTGTGTGGCGATGTAAATGATATAAGTTTAGTATTAGGTTTTATTTTGCTAATAATATCACTTACGGAAAACTGAAAATTATTTTCAAGTTTCAAATCAACATATGTTATTTCACAATCTATGGCACGTGGTGTTTCAATATTTGTTGCATAGTTTGGTCTTAATACAATTAGATGATCATTATTTTGTAATAATGTAGTAGAAATAATGAATAATGCAGTAGCAGCACTTGGACAAACTAATACATCATCTTCATCTAAATTAGGTTCATTGTTTATTATTGCTTTCCTTAGTTCAATATTTCCTTTGTGTTCGCCATAGCACAACAATGTATTTTCGATATTAATATTCAAATCTTTCAAATATATATCACGAATAGAACTTTCAGCTAAATTGCAAATAATATTTTCGTAGCCTAACTCTTCAGGAGATTCTACTTCAATGGGCATTCTTTTGTACTTCATATCATCAAAAATATTCTAAAAAGTTAGTGTCTTTTCCTGTTACAATTCTTTTATATCTATCATGCAATAAATGTCCAATGGTATCTTCCCATTCTAATTTCAATTTGTTTTGATTTATATATCTGATACCAGCAACTTCAGCAGCTGTGCCTGTAAAAAACGCTGCATCAGCATTCAAAATTTCATCTATACCAATAAATTTTTCTACCACATCAATGCCCATTTGCTTTGCAATATCTATTAATGTTTGTCTGGTAATGCTTGGAAATATATTAGACAAAGGTGGCACAAATAATTTTCCATTTTTTTCCATAAAAATAGATGCGCCTGCTCCAGATGCAACATAACCTTCAACATCTATAAGCAATGCATCATCATAACCATTTTGAATTGCCTCGCGTGTAGCTAATATTGAGTTGATATAATTTCCAGTTGCTTTTATATCTACTGGCATCGTTTTCGGATGTGGTCTTCGCCAAGATGAAATCATTATTCTCAACTCATTATTTGGATAGTATTTATTCCATTTCCAACATGTCATCAACATATTTGGTCTATCGGCATCTACAGCACGCAAAGTCATATTTTTATCCATAAAAATAAGCGGACGAATATAGGCTTCTTTCAATTTATTTTTTTCAACTAACTCGTAGGCAAAGTTTATCATTTCTTGCACAGTGTATGGCATTTGTATATTTAGCTTATGAGCTGAGTTTTGTAATCGTTCAAAATGTCTTCTTACTTTATAAATATGTGTTCCATTTTCTGTTTGGTATGCTCTGATGCCTTCAAATACACCATATCCATAATGTAATGTTTGATTGAATGTGCTTACCTTAAATTCGTCTACTTTCTTAAAAATTCCATTAAAAAATAGAATTGTCTTTTCATTGTGATACAACATAGTATAAATATATTACAGAAATATCAGAATTCAAAAACAACACTGGTTTTATATTTAGATTAAGCAATATTTTTTTGAATAGAATTTATTTATATTTTTCTTATTTTTAATCCAAAAAAACACAAAATATGGATAGTTTATATTACAAAGCATCTGGCAAAGCGCCAATTTCAGGAATTCTTTTAATGCTAATTGGTGGCACAATTGCAGGCATACTTTTGAGTATTGTATATATTGCATTACAATGGTTTATTCCGTTTATTTATTTAAACTTATTTATTGCTATAGGATTTGGAATTGGAACATATATGGCATTAGTATTTCTTCTCAAAAAAGGAAAAGTTAGAAATCCATCTATTGCTGTAGCAATTGCATTCATTGTAACTATTATTTCATATTATTCACAATGGGCATTGTATTTATCTTTGCTTTTACAATCATCTGGTGGAGGCTCATTTTTTGTAAAAACGTCTTTCAACTTAGATACTTTTTTATATGAATTTATGCATCCATTTGATATTATGAATAACATTAAAACATTAGTTGGAATTGGCACTTTTACATTAAAAGGTTCAGTTGTGAAAGGTGGATTCTTAGTATTTATATGGATAATAGAAGCTTTATTAATTATTGCTATTGCTCCAATTTTTATTTCTGGAAATGCAAAGGAACCATTTTCTGAATTACAAGACAATTGGATGGAAGAAAAAACATTGCCAATTAATTTAAAATTCATAGAAAAAGAAAATTTACAGAATTTTAAAAACGAGTTAGAAAAAGGAAATTATTTACCTTTATTAGAATTAAAAAACAATGATAATCCTAATAAATATGCGGTACTAAAAACATATTCAATTGATGGTGATGACAAGCAATTTTTATCTATAGAAAATGTGGAAATAACTTACAATAGTAAAAATGAAGAAAAGAAAGACGAAACTGATGTCATAAAGTATTTACAGATAGCTACATCAGATTTATCAGCATTAGTTTAATTAAAAAAAATGACAAAAAGAGACATTGAAAATAGAACTGATATTGTTGAAATAATTACATTATTTTATAAGTATAGTTATCAAGATGAAAGACTTGGAGCTATTTTCAAACACATAGCACCATTAGATTTAACGACACATATTCCATTAGTTGCAGATTTTTGGGAAGGCATTTTGTTTGATGTATTTACTTACAAAGGAAATGTTACTGAAAACATTTTTCTGTAAACACCAAAACAAATCTATCAAAAGAAGATTTTGACTTATGGTATAGCTATTGGCAAAAAGCTGTAGATGAATTATTTGCTGGAGAATTAGCAGAGAAAGCAAAATTCCGTGCTCAATCAATTGCAAACATTATGAGCTACAAAATGGACTATATAAATGAGAAAAAATAATTGCTTTAGTAAATATTAGTATTTAATTTTAACATTTATAAACTAAATAATAAATTATTTCTTGTTAAAAAATTAGCATCTTTGTGCAAATAATTTTATAATATATGCTGAGTATTATTTACTTCTATTTAATTTATTACATACTTCATTTCTCATTATTTGGTATATTCAAAAAAGCAGGCAAAAACCCAATGCATGTCTTTATTCCTTTCTTGCAAGATGTAACTTGGTTAGAAATTTTAGGTAAAAATAAAAGGAAAGCAATTTGGGGCTTGATACCATATGTCAATTATCTTTTTGCACTTACTTGGGTTACCGACACATTACATTGCTTTGGCAAAAAATCATTCTTACATCATGCATTTGCATCGTTCTTTGGTTTTATCTCATTTATATATATTGGTTTTTTTGATAAAGATGCAAAATACCTTGGGCCATTATTTGCCAACAACAATAAAATAAAAAGAAGCACTGTAAGAGAATGGTCTGATGCAATTGTTTTTGCCGTTATAGCTGCAACATTTGTACGTATGTTTACCTTAGAAGCATACAAAATTCCGACAACATCAATGGAAGGTTCTTTGCTCGCAGGTGATTTCCTATTTGTATCTAAATTTAACTATGGCGCAAGAATACCTCAAACACCATTAGGTATACCATTTTTCCACCATTCATTACCAAATAATTTAGGGAAAGCATATTCAAAGCTTATTCAATTACCATACAAACGACTACCAGGATTTGAAGATATAAAAAGAGGCGATATTGTAGTATTCAACTATCCAGGTGATGCCATAGAAAACCCTGATCGTCCTGTTGATAAAAGAGAAAACTATGTAAAAAGATGTGTGGCAATATCTGGCGATACATTACAAATAATAGACAGACAATTATACATCGACCATAAAAAACAACCACACTACAAAGAAATGCAGATGATGTATGATGTAATTCTAAACAAAAAACTTGATAGAGCAGCATTGGATAAATTTGGTATGCTTTGGTTTTACGATGTTGCTGGATTTAATTTTGCTGATGGATTTGGGAATCCAGTTGAGCCATTAGATGCTATGCACAATATAATGGACAACTATCTTGCAAATAATGATACAATTACACTTTTACTAACGAACAATCAAATCAGTCAGCTAAAAGAAAATGGTTATATAAAAAATATTATTAGTCATCCAAATTTAGAAAGCGCAGCATGGATTGAAGATATTTTTGTAGCACCTGCAATTTTTAAATGGACAGTAGATAATTTTGGTCCGATTGTAGTACCATACAAAGGAATGTCTATAGAATTAACAACAGAGAATTTTGCAAAATATTATTCTACAATCAAATATTTTGAGAAAAAAACTATTGAAAGAAACAATAATAACCAAATTATTATTGACGGAAATATTGCAACAACATTTACTTTTAGTCAAAATTATTTCTTTATGATGGGCGATAATAGACATAATTCATTAGATTCACGCTATTGGGGATTTGTACCAGAAGACCATGTTGTAGGCAAACCATTGTTTGTATGGTTTTCTATGAACAATTTTGAAGAATTTCCAAAAAATATAAAATGGAATAGAATATTCAAAAGTGTAACTAGTTTATGTAAATAATAACATATATGAAAAATATAATTTTAGCATCGCTATTTATTTTCAATTTTATTGGATGTAATAGCAACAACAATAAACAAAATGATACTGAAGTCATAATAGCAAAAAACGTTGATGTTAATGAATTTGAAAAATTAATTTCATCCAATAATGATGCTCAACTAATTGATGTACGAACTGAAGGTGAATTTATAACAGGTTTTATACCAAAAGCAAAAAATATTAACTTCAACAATCCAAACTTCGCACAAGAAATTTCAAAATTAGATAAAAACAAACCAGTATACGTGTACTGTCTTTCAGGTGGAAGAAGTTCATCAGCTATGAAAGTGATGCAACAACAAGGTTTCAAACAAGTATATAATTTGCAAGGTGGAATTATGTCTTGGAAAGGCAATAGTAAAGCAATAGAATTACCTAAAAACAACAATCCATCAGATGATTCGACAATCACTCTAGATGCTTACAAACAATTGATATCAAAAAACAAACTTGTATTAGTTGATTTTTATGCGCCATGGTGTGCACCATGCAAAATACTTTCTCCAATTGTAGAAAGCGTAGAAAAAGAGATGAATGGTACATTTAAGTTAGAAAAACTAAACTATGATAATTGTAATGAGTTAGTAAAACCATTACAAATTAGTTCAATACCATTAATTATTTTATACAAAAATGGACAAGAAGTTTGGCGTAAAAAAGGCATATCTACAAAAGATGAAATCACCATGATTATTGAACTTAACATGCGTGAAAAATAATCTTTTGTAAAAAGTTAATTAAAAATCTCTTTTTTGTTAATTTTTTATTAATTTAGATATTACAAAATATCTAAATATGTTACAAAATACTATAAAAGCAATATTTACAAGTATCGCACTCTTTTTTATAATTGCAAATAATATTAATGCACAAACATGTAAAGTACCTAAAAAAGAAGTGAAAATCAGAGTTTTTGGCGATAGCTGGGCGCATTTTCCTGTGATTTACAAAGCATACGATTCTGCATTAGTACAATATGGTTTCCCAGAATATATTTCAAATGGAGATTTTACAGTTCTAATTAGTATGAACTCAGAAGCATTTTTATATCCAATTGCAAAAGCACTATGGCAACCACAAATTGAAAAAGATGGAAGAGATGGTACACCATTAATGGTGATATCATTACTAGGCAATGATATTGCATTTAAAATTAGAAAAGACAAGCCATTATCCATTTTAGATGCACCATTAGCAGAAGCGAAAACAAATATGGATACCATCTTTGATTTTATTCATGAGAAATGTCCAAATATGAAAATATTGTGGATGTGTTATGATTTCCCAAACTTTGTAGATCCAATTATTGATTATCCTTGGAATCCATATGCAGAAATGTGGGAAGATAAAGACAGATTTACGCCAGCAGAAGTTAATCCATTTATTAATTATATGGCTCATTTGCAAGATAGTTTAGTTGGTGTTTGGAACAGACCATATCTACATTTTGTAAATAATGTAGGACTAATGCAATACATGTATGGACAGCCAACACCATTGCGTGTTGCACCTTTCGGCACTTATCCAAAATATAGTGTGCCATTTCCTGGTGGTGATGAAAACTATCCAACACCACATGCTGCAATGGGTTTGGGTGGCATAGATACTTATCATTTAAGTCCGCAAGGTTATACATTCTTGGCTTCTTATCAAATGAGAAAGTTTTTTATGGACTATTTAAGAGAAGATAAAGATACCACTATTCAATCTTTAGGTGGAAATTATGATGGCTATGTATCTACAACATCCACAGGAAATCAAAGTATAAAAGTTGGAAAAATAGCAGAACAGGAGACAAGTAAAGGAATTACTACTTTCAATACAGCATTTATTGAAGACGATATTAGAATTAAAAAAGCAAGTTTATTTATTAGAAGAAAAGAAGGAAATTACAAATCATATCCAAATCAATTATATCCAAACAATATAAAATTAGATATTATAAGTGGAACATTTGGTAATGAAACTATTGAACTTTCAGATTTTAATGCCACATCAAGTAAAGAAGACATTGCATGTGCATTTGGAAATACTAGTAGAGATAATTATTCTATTCGATTTGATATACACGAAGAAGCATTGCAATACATCAACAAAAATGGATTAACTCAATTTAGAATAAGTATTGTAGATACAGCACAAGGCGAAAGTATTGTTCATTATTACACAGGCGACACAAGTATGTACGAAGCACCTTATCTAGATTTATATTATGATTCTAATAGAATTGTTTCTTCCATCAAAGAAATTAAAAATCACAATATAACTATTTACCCAAATCCAACTAAAAATATTGTAAATATTGAACGATTAAATTCAAGTGATTTTGGTAATAACTTAAACATTCGTGTGTATTCAACTTCAGGAAATCAATTAATGCATATAGAACATAAAAAATCGGATAAAGTACAAATCAACTTAAAAGATATTGCTAACGGAAATTATATTCTAAGAATTGACGATGGAAATTATTTTATTTCCGAACAAATATTAAAGTATGAATAGGCTACTGAATAATTAATTTTTAGTTGTAACTCTATCTATAATTGTATTGCCAACTTTATTTCCTTGTTCAATACCAAATTCAATAGCTTCTCTGTAATGTATGCCACCATACAATCTAGAAATAGCAGCCTCATCAGCAGCTTGGTTGAATGTTGTGTAAGTACGCTCATTAATACCTAAGAATGTATTGGTATTATCTACAAAAGTAATATCACCAAATAGGTGTTTAAGTACTGTTGCAGAAGCACCAGAGCAAACCGAATGACCAGATGTATATTCAGGAAATGGTGGTGTTGCCCATTTGGGTTCCCAATTAGATTGTCCAGCAATATAATCTCTGATATATGTTTTTGGTCTTAATAAATTCACTCTATACTTAGCTTCCCAACAAGATATAAATGCATCGCCAACAGCTAATCCAACTAAAGCATACATTTCTGCTGCTTGTATTAAATTCAAATTCTCTTGAGTTGCAATTATACTTGCAATATTTAGCCAATGTCCAGCAGGCGAAGGTGTTTGTCCTGGCACATCTGCCCACCACATTGCAATATGCTCTTGTTCTATCGTTAAATTTTCTTTTACAGTTACCACTTCCATTGCTTGATTATAAAAATCTGAACCAATAGTTGTACTAAAAGGTATTTGAGATGCCACATAGCAACTCGTTGATGCAGCCATAGTAAATGGTCTCATTTCGCCCCAAAATGGTTCAACTGGACGTAAACTAACAGCGTCAGTTGGTGCCCAAAACATCTGATTTTCTGAGCGACTAGGTACTGTATATGTATTAGTTCTTATAGTTGAATAATTATCTCCACTTGCCCAAGCAACAATAGTATTTCCAATTGCTCTACCATATTCAATAGAACTATTGAACAATTGCTCATTGATGTTATTTCTTTTTTGGTTCAATATGTGTAATCTAAGTTTTTCAATCGTATCATTAGATGTTGATGAAATATTTCTATTCAATACATTTTTTGCAACAACATACATTGCTTCGTCGCATGCAATTTCATAATCTAAATTTTGGTATCTAAAAGTTGGAATTGAAAGACTACCATTTAATTGATTGGCTAAACTATTGTAATTATTTGCTCCAGTTACTACACTTTCGTACATAGCAACACCAGCATAGGCAAAATATCTTGAAGCAACTGGTGGATTCAAAGCTTCTCTTTTGGCTACATATCTAAATAAGTCTATCCATTTTATAGCAATATCACCTGAATATATTGATGCATCTCCAATTTTTGTTTGTGTTGTTGTTACATCATTATCATCTTTTTTACAAGATTGTATTAATACAGACAAAAAAAAGATTGCGTATAATACTTTTTTCATATTATTATTTTTAATTATTTATGTTAATATTAGAATTAAAAGAATTTATAATTTCTTCCTGGATAGTATGCCTCAGTAGCTAATTCTTCTTCTATTCTTAATAGTTGATTGTATTTTGCCATTCTATCACTTCTAGAAGCAGAACCAGTTTTTATTTGTCCACAGTTTAAAGCAACAGCCAAATCAGCTATGGTACTATCTTCAGTTTCACCACTTCTATGACTCATTATTGATGTATACTTGTTTCTATGCGCTAAATCAACAGCATCAATCGTTTCAGATAAGCTACCTATTTGATTTACTTTTACCAATATTGAGTTGGCAATATTTTTATCAATACCTTCTTTTAATATTTTAGTATTCGTTACAAAAATATCATCACCAACTAATTGACATTTGTTTCCTAATTCTTTGGTTAATAAAGCCCAACCTTTCCAATCTTGCTCTGCCAAACCATCTTCTATAGAAACAATAGGATATTTCTTTACCCAGCTTGCCCAATAATCTACCATTTCTTCAGATGACAATGCTTTATTATCAGATTTTTTAAAGATATATTTTTTCTTCTTTTCATCATAAAATTCTGATGCTGCGGCATCCATAGCTATTTTTACTTGTTCGCCAGCTTTGTATCCAGCACTTTCAATTGCTTTCAAAACTGTTTCAATAGCTTCTTCATTAGATTTTATTTCTGGAGCAAAGCCACCTTCATCGCCAACATTGGTAGAATATCCTTTAGATTTTAAAACTTTTTTTAGATGATGGAAAATTTCAACACCCATTCTCAAACCATCAGAAAAATTTTCTGCACCAACTGGCACCACCATAAATTCTTGAAAATCAATTTTATTATCAGCATGTGCACCACCATTCAAAATATTCATTAAAGGAATAGGTAATGTATATGCATTTGTTCCACCTATATATCTATATAAAGGCATTCTTGCTTCTTGTGCAGACGCTTTTGCAACTGCTAATGATACTGATAAAATTGCATTGGCACCTAATTTCTTTTATTGTCAGTACCATCTAACTCCAACATTATTTTATCTATAACACGTTGCTCATATATATTTTCTCCAATAATAGCTTCTGCAATTAATGTATTTACATTTTTCACAGCTTTTAGAACACCTTTGCCCATATAAATTTTTCCATTATCTCTTAGTTCTACAGCTTCACGTGTTCCTGTAGATGCACCAGAAGGTACAGCTGCTCTACCAAGAATTCCATTTTCTGTTATTACATCAGCTTCTACTGTTGGGTTGCCTCTTGAATCTAAAATTTGACGGGCATGAACGGATACAATATAACTCATAAGTTCTTTATATATTTTTGATTAAGAATTAATTTCACAAAGATAATAGATTTTTGCCAACTAAATAAAATCAAAGAATAATGATTTTTATCATCAGATAATTAATCTAGATAAATTATAGCTAAAAAATATTTTTGGACAAAACCATAACTCGTACATATATATTTTATATTTTTAGAATATGGGAAAAAAGATAAATGCA carries:
- a CDS encoding T9SS type A sorting domain-containing protein — protein: MLQNTIKAIFTSIALFFIIANNINAQTCKVPKKEVKIRVFGDSWAHFPVIYKAYDSALVQYGFPEYISNGDFTVLISMNSEAFLYPIAKALWQPQIEKDGRDGTPLMVISLLGNDIAFKIRKDKPLSILDAPLAEAKTNMDTIFDFIHEKCPNMKILWMCYDFPNFVDPIIDYPWNPYAEMWEDKDRFTPAEVNPFINYMAHLQDSLVGVWNRPYLHFVNNVGLMQYMYGQPTPLRVAPFGTYPKYSVPFPGGDENYPTPHAAMGLGGIDTYHLSPQGYTFLASYQMRKFFMDYLREDKDTTIQSLGGNYDGYVSTTSTGNQSIKVGKIAEQETSKGITTFNTAFIEDDIRIKKASLFIRRKEGNYKSYPNQLYPNNIKLDIISGTFGNETIELSDFNATSSKEDIACAFGNTSRDNYSIRFDIHEEALQYINKNGLTQFRISIVDTAQGESIVHYYTGDTSMYEAPYLDLYYDSNRIVSSIKEIKNHNITIYPNPTKNIVNIERLNSSDFGNNLNIRVYSTSGNQLMHIEHKKSDKVQINLKDIANGNYILRIDDGNYFISEQILKYE
- a CDS encoding vanadium-dependent haloperoxidase, with the protein product MKKVLYAIFFLSVLIQSCKKDDNDVTTTQTKIGDASIYSGDIAIKWIDLFRYVAKREALNPPVASRYFAYAGVAMYESVVTGANNYNSLANQLNGSLSIPTFRYQNLDYEIACDEAMYVVAKNVLNRNISSTSNDTIEKLRLHILNQKRNNINEQLFNSSIEYGRAIGNTIVAWASGDNYSTIRTNTYTVPSRSENQMFWAPTDAVSLRPVEPFWGEMRPFTMAASTSCYVASQIPFSTTIGSDFYNQAMEVVTVKENLTIEQEHIAMWWADVPGQTPSPAGHWLNIASIIATQENLNLIQAAEMYALVGLAVGDAFISCWEAKYRVNLLRPKTYIRDYIAGQSNWEPKWATPPFPEYTSGHSVCSGASATVLKHLFGDITFVDNTNTFLGINERTYTTFNQAADEAAISRLYGGIHYREAIEFGIEQGNKVGNTIIDRVTTKN
- a CDS encoding thioredoxin, with translation MKNIILASLFIFNFIGCNSNNNKQNDTEVIIAKNVDVNEFEKLISSNNDAQLIDVRTEGEFITGFIPKAKNINFNNPNFAQEISKLDKNKPVYVYCLSGGRSSSAMKVMQQQGFKQVYNLQGGIMSWKGNSKAIELPKNNNPSDDSTITLDAYKQLISKNKLVLVDFYAPWCAPCKILSPIVESVEKEMNGTFKLEKLNYDNCNELVKPLQISSIPLIILYKNGQEVWRKKGISTKDEITMIIELNMREK